A window of the Coprobacter fastidiosus genome harbors these coding sequences:
- a CDS encoding MotA/TolQ/ExbB proton channel family protein, translated as METKKTETKAKAKKKTFRGIESAFLVIVACFIIALCIFHFILGNPANFMDNDPTGHPLPGNMLGTIYKGGVIVPVLQTLLLTVLVLSVERAFALMKAKGKGSTTKFVENIKAALADGDIQKAQAICDKQQGSVASVVTSVLKKYAEMEANDTLTKEQKLTYIQKEVEEATALELPTLEQNLSVVATMTTLGTLTGLLGTVLGMIKAFAALANAGAPDSIALSTGISEALVNTAFGIGTGALAVISYNFFTSKIDKITYAIDEVGFSIVQTYAATHK; from the coding sequence TCTGCATTTCTTGTGATTGTAGCATGCTTTATTATTGCTTTGTGTATTTTCCATTTCATCTTGGGAAATCCTGCAAACTTTATGGATAATGATCCTACAGGACACCCTCTGCCTGGAAATATGTTGGGTACTATCTATAAAGGAGGTGTAATCGTACCTGTCCTTCAAACTTTGTTACTTACCGTATTGGTATTAAGTGTTGAACGTGCATTTGCTCTTATGAAAGCTAAAGGTAAAGGAAGCACGACTAAATTTGTTGAAAACATTAAAGCTGCTTTGGCAGACGGTGATATTCAAAAAGCTCAAGCTATTTGCGACAAACAGCAAGGTTCTGTAGCAAGTGTTGTTACTTCAGTATTGAAAAAATATGCTGAAATGGAAGCTAATGATACTTTGACTAAAGAACAAAAACTTACTTATATCCAAAAAGAAGTTGAAGAAGCTACCGCCCTTGAATTACCGACATTGGAACAAAATCTTTCGGTTGTGGCTACAATGACAACATTGGGTACGTTGACCGGACTTCTCGGAACTGTGTTAGGTATGATCAAGGCGTTCGCCGCTTTGGCAAATGCTGGTGCTCCCGACTCAATCGCTCTGTCAACCGGTATTTCTGAAGCACTTGTAAATACTGCTTTCGGTATCGGTACTGGTGCGTTAGCCGTTATTTCATATAACTTCTTTACCAGCAAAATCGATAAAATTACCTATGCTATTGATGAAGTAGGTTTCTCTATCGTACAAACTTATGCAGCAACTCACAAATAA
- a CDS encoding ExbD/TolR family protein, whose translation MPKIKVKRKSTFIDMTAMSDVTVLLLTFFMLTSTFVQKEPVQVATPASVSEIKIPETNILQILVDPKGKIFMSLDNQDNRVDVLQNVGREYGIEFTPEEINKFKLMNSFGVPLAQMKSFLALPTDRQDAILKDYGIPIDTTANPSNEFKAWVKTARNVNGDLRIAIKADRTTPYSRIKEIMSSLQDIRENRYNLITTLKSIPADN comes from the coding sequence ATGCCAAAAATAAAAGTAAAAAGGAAAAGCACGTTCATCGACATGACGGCGATGAGTGACGTGACTGTACTTTTGCTTACGTTTTTTATGTTGACTTCTACTTTCGTACAGAAAGAACCTGTGCAAGTAGCGACTCCGGCATCTGTTTCGGAAATTAAGATCCCCGAAACAAATATATTGCAGATTCTGGTAGATCCGAAAGGTAAAATCTTTATGAGTCTGGATAATCAGGATAATCGGGTCGATGTATTGCAAAATGTAGGCAGAGAATACGGTATTGAGTTTACTCCTGAAGAGATCAATAAATTTAAACTGATGAATTCTTTCGGAGTTCCTCTTGCCCAGATGAAGTCTTTTTTAGCTCTTCCGACGGACAGGCAGGACGCTATCTTGAAAGATTACGGGATTCCTATCGATACGACGGCCAATCCTTCTAACGAGTTTAAAGCTTGGGTTAAAACGGCAAGGAATGTAAACGGAGATTTGAGAATTGCAATTAAGGCGGACAGAACGACTCCTTATTCCAGAATAAAAGAGATTATGTCATCTTTACAGGATATTAGGGAGAATCGTTATAATCTGATTACTACGCTTAAGAGTATTCCCGCAGATAATTAA
- a CDS encoding ExbD/TolR family protein: protein MAEVQQKDNGGGKGKQKKMTIRVDFTPMVDMNMLLITFFMLCTSLSKPQTMEISMPSNDKSITEEDQTKVKASRAITLILGGDDRVFYYTGEPNYEDYTSLKETTYEADGLRAMLMGRNADIVAKIKALKAEKLEKKFSDEEYNERAMKIKDVNTAPVVMIKATDDATYENLVDALDEMQICSISKYAIVDITEGDEFLLDNLEQKGKLTENIDRDQIKKTN, encoded by the coding sequence ATGGCAGAAGTACAACAAAAAGATAACGGGGGAGGCAAAGGTAAGCAGAAGAAGATGACGATTCGCGTGGACTTCACTCCTATGGTGGACATGAATATGCTTTTGATCACATTTTTCATGCTTTGTACATCATTGAGTAAGCCGCAGACGATGGAAATCAGTATGCCTTCCAATGATAAGTCTATTACAGAAGAAGACCAGACGAAAGTTAAAGCATCTCGTGCTATTACGTTGATTTTGGGAGGAGATGACCGAGTATTTTATTATACCGGTGAGCCTAATTATGAGGATTACACCTCATTGAAAGAAACTACGTATGAAGCCGATGGTCTGAGAGCTATGTTGATGGGACGTAATGCAGATATCGTTGCCAAAATAAAAGCTTTGAAAGCTGAAAAGTTGGAAAAGAAATTTTCAGATGAAGAGTATAATGAAAGGGCGATGAAGATCAAGGATGTAAATACTGCTCCCGTAGTAATGATAAAGGCAACAGATGATGCGACTTATGAGAATCTTGTAGATGCTCTTGATGAGATGCAGATTTGCAGCATCAGTAAGTATGCGATTGTTGATATAACCGAAGGTGATGAGTTTTTGTTGGATAACCTTGAACAGAAAGGAAAACTGACGGAAAATATCGATCGGGATCAAATTAAGAAAACTAATTAG
- a CDS encoding energy transducer TonB: MAKIDLTSKEWCDLVFEGRNKSYGAYDLRMTSSKRHNVAMLIILIVAVVGFSLPSLIRIMTPEKVEDFTVTEVTQLSDLPKAEVKKNEELKPMAPTTPPPPLKSSIKFTAPVIKDDSEVSDEEDIKSQDELAANSKIAISIADVKGNDEINGQDIADFKEFVQPEAPVEEEKPYQAVEQMPQFPGGEAALLKFINEKIKYPIPAQEAGIQGRVVVRFVVSKTGEIKDVTVLRSVESSLDKEAVRVIQMMPKWIPGKQNGNNVAVYFTVPVVFKLMQ, translated from the coding sequence ATGGCAAAAATAGATTTAACTTCGAAAGAATGGTGCGATTTGGTTTTTGAAGGACGTAATAAGAGCTATGGAGCATACGATTTGCGTATGACTTCTTCGAAACGACATAATGTTGCAATGCTTATTATATTGATTGTAGCAGTTGTAGGTTTCTCGCTCCCTTCTTTGATTCGTATTATGACTCCTGAAAAAGTAGAAGATTTTACAGTTACAGAAGTAACACAGTTGTCAGATCTTCCTAAGGCAGAAGTCAAGAAAAACGAAGAATTGAAGCCGATGGCTCCGACGACTCCTCCTCCTCCTTTGAAGAGCTCTATCAAATTTACGGCTCCGGTCATAAAAGATGATAGTGAGGTTTCCGATGAAGAAGATATCAAATCGCAGGATGAATTGGCTGCTAACAGTAAGATCGCTATTTCTATCGCCGATGTAAAAGGTAATGATGAGATCAACGGACAGGATATTGCGGATTTCAAGGAATTCGTTCAGCCTGAAGCTCCGGTAGAAGAAGAAAAACCGTATCAGGCTGTAGAACAGATGCCTCAGTTCCCTGGTGGTGAAGCAGCATTGCTGAAGTTTATCAATGAAAAGATCAAATATCCTATTCCTGCACAGGAAGCGGGTATTCAGGGACGTGTGGTAGTACGTTTCGTAGTTTCTAAAACCGGTGAAATCAAGGATGTAACGGTTTTGAGAAGCGTCGAATCCTCTTTGGATAAAGAAGCAGTACGAGTTATCCAAATGATGCCTAAATGGATTCCGGGGAAACAGAACGGTAATAATGTTGCTGTTTATTTTACAGTTCCTGTAGTGTTTAAACTTATGCAGTAA
- a CDS encoding PstS family phosphate ABC transporter substrate-binding protein translates to MKIKRSFCFSVCAVFILAGIFAACNSSKKKGITETPTSGLIKISADQTFEPIMEQEIDVFEGLYPKANIIPVYADEVDVITSLLQDSVRLAVTTRRLSPKEVETLNARKLYPKEVKIATDGVALIVNKANPDTLITMDQLRRILTGEVTEWNQVYPESKLGKLQLVFDNPNSSTVRFAIDSICAGKPLSKNLNAQDNNENVIDYVSEVPNAIGVIGASWIGNKNDSTRLSFSDKITVMGISRDDVAYPSNSYQPYQAYLAMGLYPLTRDVYIITTDPKSGLPSGFTTFVGSDKGQRIILKTGIVPATQAIRIVNVRENL, encoded by the coding sequence ATGAAAATAAAAAGATCGTTTTGTTTTTCAGTTTGTGCGGTATTTATCCTTGCTGGGATTTTTGCAGCATGTAACTCCTCTAAGAAAAAAGGGATTACCGAAACCCCTACGTCAGGACTTATTAAAATAAGTGCGGACCAAACCTTTGAGCCGATTATGGAGCAGGAGATAGATGTTTTTGAAGGACTATATCCTAAAGCTAATATAATACCGGTTTATGCCGACGAGGTGGATGTTATAACCTCTCTCTTGCAAGATAGTGTGAGATTGGCAGTTACGACTCGGAGGCTTTCTCCGAAAGAAGTAGAGACTTTGAATGCTCGGAAACTTTATCCGAAAGAAGTAAAAATCGCTACGGACGGAGTTGCCCTTATCGTAAATAAAGCAAATCCTGATACATTGATTACTATGGATCAGCTTCGGCGGATTCTTACGGGAGAAGTTACGGAATGGAATCAGGTTTATCCTGAATCTAAATTAGGTAAATTGCAACTTGTATTCGATAATCCGAATTCGAGTACGGTGCGTTTTGCAATAGATTCTATTTGTGCGGGAAAACCTTTGTCGAAGAATCTGAATGCTCAGGATAATAATGAAAATGTAATCGATTATGTTTCGGAAGTGCCTAATGCTATTGGTGTAATCGGAGCTAGTTGGATCGGAAATAAAAATGATTCGACGCGTCTCTCTTTCTCAGATAAAATTACGGTGATGGGTATTAGTCGGGATGATGTGGCTTATCCATCGAACAGTTATCAGCCTTATCAGGCTTATTTGGCAATGGGATTATATCCATTGACCAGAGATGTTTATATAATAACTACCGATCCCAAAAGCGGTTTGCCAAGTGGGTTTACTACATTTGTCGGATCGGATAAAGGTCAGCGGATTATTTTGAAGACCGGGATTGTTCCGGCGACACAAGCAATCCGTATCGTAAACGTGAGAGAAAATTTATAA
- a CDS encoding tetratricopeptide repeat protein — translation MRTKSMLLASFLFVGGVVSSAFAESYTDGIEYFKSGQPDRAKIILDKTLNDPSTKKAEAYFYLGEIYSGMNKLDSAGMYYDMGLQADPLYPYNSIGKGKLMLKNNKKEAEALFKAVIKSDKKNPEIYLAISKADHENVMPEYQKYLDKALDADKEYAPIYVFEGDILVKDKKYGEACGFYEMAQNFDENCLEAYVKYSNIYFPINASLAIAKLEDLLKLKPNSAIAQRELAEAYFKDSKYNQAVEAYARYMANPNHFESDQSRYAALLFFDKKYQESLDLVDKMIVKNPNDFILKRLAMYDNYELKNYDKALTAAETFMNTPGNPQFNTQDYIIYANILIENKLADKAIPVLEKAISLDQEKIELYKELSEAYRAAGDMLKSADAYNEYMKRNQDVSLTDYFFLGTIYYRAASAEAPAAEATPEEKAAKLAIQKPIYQKADSLFAIVAERAPEDYRGHLWRARANSGLDPETTEGLAKPYYEALLTVLEKAQNPNKAALLEAYKYIGFYNYQKEYAAGKNVYPETRKWWSKMLTIDPNNEIKALLDQLPQ, via the coding sequence ATGCGAACTAAGTCAATGTTACTTGCTTCTTTCCTTTTTGTTGGAGGGGTGGTGAGTTCTGCTTTTGCAGAATCGTATACGGATGGTATCGAATATTTTAAATCAGGACAACCTGACAGGGCGAAGATAATTTTGGATAAAACTTTGAATGACCCGTCTACTAAAAAGGCCGAAGCATATTTTTATTTAGGAGAAATTTATTCGGGAATGAATAAATTGGATTCTGCCGGAATGTATTATGACATGGGCTTGCAGGCAGATCCTCTTTATCCTTATAATTCGATCGGTAAGGGCAAATTGATGTTGAAAAATAATAAAAAAGAGGCTGAAGCTCTTTTCAAAGCTGTAATCAAATCGGATAAAAAAAATCCGGAGATTTATCTGGCCATTTCAAAAGCAGATCATGAGAATGTAATGCCTGAATATCAGAAATATTTGGATAAAGCCTTGGATGCAGATAAAGAGTATGCACCTATTTATGTATTCGAAGGTGATATTTTGGTTAAAGATAAGAAATATGGCGAAGCGTGCGGTTTTTATGAAATGGCACAAAACTTCGATGAAAACTGTCTGGAAGCTTATGTGAAATATTCGAATATTTATTTCCCTATTAATGCGAGTCTTGCTATCGCCAAGTTGGAAGATCTGTTGAAATTGAAACCTAATTCTGCTATTGCACAACGCGAATTGGCCGAAGCATATTTTAAGGATAGCAAATATAATCAAGCAGTAGAAGCTTATGCACGTTATATGGCTAATCCCAATCATTTCGAAAGCGATCAGTCTCGTTATGCAGCACTGCTTTTCTTTGATAAGAAGTATCAAGAATCTCTGGATCTTGTAGATAAAATGATTGTAAAAAATCCAAATGATTTTATTTTGAAACGTTTGGCGATGTATGACAATTATGAGCTGAAAAATTATGATAAAGCTCTCACTGCAGCAGAGACATTTATGAATACTCCGGGAAATCCCCAATTCAATACGCAAGATTATATTATTTATGCAAATATATTGATTGAAAACAAATTGGCGGATAAAGCTATTCCGGTATTGGAAAAAGCGATTTCTCTCGATCAGGAAAAAATCGAACTTTATAAAGAACTGAGCGAGGCATATCGTGCTGCCGGAGATATGTTGAAAAGTGCTGATGCATATAATGAATATATGAAACGGAATCAGGATGTCAGCCTGACAGATTACTTCTTCTTGGGTACGATTTATTATCGTGCCGCTTCTGCCGAAGCACCGGCTGCCGAAGCGACTCCAGAGGAAAAGGCTGCAAAACTTGCTATTCAAAAGCCGATATATCAAAAAGCCGACAGTTTATTTGCTATTGTAGCAGAGAGAGCACCGGAAGATTATCGTGGACATTTATGGAGAGCCCGTGCGAATTCCGGTCTTGATCCTGAAACGACAGAAGGATTGGCAAAGCCATATTACGAAGCTCTATTGACTGTTCTTGAAAAGGCTCAGAATCCGAATAAGGCGGCGTTACTAGAGGCTTATAAATATATCGGTTTCTATAATTATCAAAAAGAGTATGCTGCAGGAAAGAATGTTTATCCTGAGACCCGCAAATGGTGGAGTAAGATGTTGACTATCGATCCTAATAATGAGATCAAAGCTCTTTTGGATCAACTGCCTCAATAA
- a CDS encoding aminotransferase class IV yields the protein MSLFIETIRIIDGKAFNIDLHNQRLNSTRLHFFGKIDEINIDNIIDPSPYKELTKCRIIYNKEIVSIEYIPYQVRPVSSLRLVKDNTIEYSWKTTNRETINRLFASRQKYDDILIVKNDLITDTSICNVAFSDGNRWETPESPLLKGIQRECLLKQSTIHEARISTDDISKYKHISLFNAMIGFGEIILPITSINI from the coding sequence ATGTCCCTATTCATTGAAACCATACGAATTATTGACGGTAAAGCGTTCAATATCGATCTACACAATCAAAGATTAAATTCTACTCGACTACACTTTTTCGGAAAGATAGATGAAATAAATATCGATAATATAATCGACCCTTCCCCTTATAAAGAATTAACTAAATGCCGCATTATCTATAACAAAGAAATAGTATCCATAGAATATATCCCTTATCAAGTACGTCCTGTATCGTCTTTGAGACTGGTAAAAGATAATACTATCGAATATTCATGGAAAACAACGAATAGGGAAACAATAAACCGATTATTTGCATCCAGACAAAAATATGATGATATTCTAATCGTCAAAAACGATCTGATTACCGACACCTCTATCTGCAACGTGGCTTTTTCGGATGGGAACAGATGGGAAACTCCGGAAAGCCCTCTACTGAAAGGGATACAAAGGGAATGCCTGCTAAAACAAAGCACAATACATGAAGCTCGTATTTCTACCGATGATATTAGCAAATACAAACATATTTCTCTATTTAATGCAATGATCGGTTTCGGAGAAATCATCTTACCCATAACAAGTATAAATATTTAA